The genome window AGGGCAAGACCATACACCTTAAAGGCCTAAGGCAAAGACACGCGTCATGGCTGGATCAGGCCAAGGACGCCGTCCTTCCGCCAGTATAGCACATTTATCTCGCCAGTCTCGGCGTTATGAAAGGCAAGCAGATCTCTGCCCAGCGTCTGGAGTTGAATGACGGCCTCATCCACCGGCATTGGCTTTATCGGCATCTTTTCTATTATTATCATGTGATCCCCGCCCTCCTCCGCCTCTTCAGCCGCAACCTGGATCAGGGCCGGTGCGCCTTTTTTGTCGCGGATCCTCTCACGAAATCTCTTAAGCTGCCTCTCTATCTTGTCGGACAGGAGATCTATGGTGGTATGCATGTCGTTCTGTTCTTCCTTGGCGGCCGCCCTTATACCGTCTCCCCTGACAACCACTTCAGCCATATTCCTGAATTTCTCAACGGAAAGCACGACATTCATCTCGACCGGGCCATCGACATATTTCTTTAATTTTTGAAATCTGGTCTCTACATAATTACGCAATTCGTCAGATTGATCACAATGCCTAAATGTAACATTTATTCTCATTAAATATCCTCCGCCGTTTTGTTGTCCAACTATAAATTTACAAATTTACGATTTAGTATTGATGCGTTTTCTGTGACTGGATGGTGATATTCCCAACATTTCTCTATACTTGGCTACAGTTCTCCTTGCTATATGGATATTATCTTTTTCCAGCAATTCAACTATTTTTTTGTCACTATAAGGTCTTGATGAATCCTCAGATTGAACCAACTGTTTTATTTTTTGTTTGATGCTATGAGTAGCTATATCTTCACCATTCTCTCTATTAATACCTCTACTGAAGAAAAATTTAAGCTCGAATAGCCCTTGAGGTGTTTGGACATATTTATTTGTTGTAACTCTACTGATTGTCGATTCATGCATTTGGACGTCTTCAGCTACATCTCTTAATTTTAATGGTTTAAAATAATCAATACCTTTATCTAAAAATTCTCTTTGAAACTTTACTATGCTTGTAGTAACTTTAAAAATTGTCTTTTGTCGTTGCTCAATGCTACGGATCAACCAAATTGCAGACTTTAACTTATCATGTATGAAATCTTTAACATCATTTGATGAAACCTCTTTAGTCAATGCTTCACGATAAAAGGCATTGATTTTAAGTCTTGGTATATCTTCTTCATTCAAAGTTACTATATATTCATCTTCTATCTTATAAACATATATATCAGGTACTATATAATGAGTTTCTTCTGTATTATAAGATCTACCAGGATATGGCTCTAGATGACTTATTATAGTTACACTATTCAAGACATCATCAATACTCCTCCCAGTCGCCTTTGCTATTACTTGGTAATTATGCCTCTCAACATCTTTAAAATACTTGATGATCAAATCCCTGACTAAGGGATCGGATACGCCAAGATGCTCGATTTGGATCAGCAGACACTCCTTCAGGTCTCTGGCCGCGACACCAACAGGATCAAACATCTGTATCTGTCTCAAGACCGCCTCGACCTTCTGTGTGGCGCAACCGATCTCGCCAGCCAATTCCTGGACAGATGCCTTTAAATAGCCATTTTCATCCAGATTGCCTATTATCAGACCACCTATCGCCCGCTCTTCGTCATCCATGCGGGACATCTGTAGTTGCCACATAAGATATTCTGCAAGATTTGCTGAGCAAGTCAGGAGATTTTCATAATCGGGGGACTCCTTTTCTTCAAAGGAATAGGCCTGGATGACATTTTTCCTATCTTCGTCCCAAAATTGCTTCCAATCCACATCTTCAATGGCCTTGTCTTCCCATGGTGTCTTTTCAAGCTCAGTGGACGCCAAACTCGGAAGGACCGATTCTTCCCACTGGATTGATCCATCTGTGTCGACAAGGCCTTCTGACCCTTGCCCATCCGTGCTGCTGTATGAATCACCAGCCTCATCTTCTTCAAGAACCGGATTCGACCGGAGCTCTTCGTTTATCGTATCTATCAGCTCGGCCCTTGACAATTGGAGGAGCTTTATGGCCTGCTGCAGCTGTGGCGTCATGACCAACTGCTGGGTAAGTTTGAGGTTTTGTTTGAGTTCCAAGACCATGGCGATTAAAGTCTAAAAGATTCCCCCAGATATATCTTCTTCACAAAAGCGCTTGAGGCTATATGTGTGGGTGGACCTTCCTCAACAATGGCCCCGTCATTAACAATATAGGCGCGGTCGCACACAGTCAAGGTTTCGCGGACGTTGTGGTCAGAGATGAGCACCCCTATACCGCGCTCTTTAAGCCCCCTGATTATCCCCTGAAGGTCTGAAACGGCAAGCGGATCAATACCTGCAAAAGGCTCGTCTAACAACATAAACCTTGGATCAGTAGCAAGGGCCCTCAGCACCTCCAGGCGACGTCTCTCTCCCCCAGAAAGGGAATGTGCCATATGACCCGCCAGCGCCTCAAGGCCCATATCCCCCAACATTTTTGCGACTCTTACCTCTATCTCGTCACGAGACAACCCCCTCTCCTCGAATACAAGGCGGAGATTGTCCGAAACGGTAAGATGTCTAAAGACAGATGGCTCCTGTGGAAGATACGTTATCCCCATCTTCGCCCTCTCGTGCATAGGAAGCCGGGTCACATCACGCCCATCCAAAGAAACCGTCCCTTCATTGGGCTGAATAAGACCCGCTATGATATAAAAAGTGGTGGTTTTGCCAGCACCATTCGGCCCTAAGAGGCCGACTATGCTGTGATCGCTGAGCTCGAGGCATATGTTGTTTACAACAAGCCTCTTGCCATAGCGCTTTGTAAGATTTAAGGCCTCTAGTGTAACCACGTTATTTTTCCGACGGATAGACCACGGCCTCGACCTTCTCTTTACCTCCGCCCTGGACTACACTACGGTTTTCATTGAGAAATAAGGTGATCACATTCCCCTTTACCCTGTTCGGCCCTTCCCAGACCTGTGCAGAGCCTGAAAGCGTAATCTTTTCGGCCTGTTTTTCATAAACCGCCTTTTCGCCGGTAGCGACCTTCCCCCCTTTTGTTATGCGCACATGTCCTGTCGCGACTATCTTGTCTATGGCCTTCTTGCCTTCCTGCGAGGCCTTTGACGGCTGCTCCTGCTTAGAATAAAAGACCTCGAGTTTGTCGCAATCTATGACCATATCGTCTTTTGTAGCTACAACATGACCTGTAAAGACGGCCGTGCCCTTCTGATCCATAACCTCCATAAGGTCGCTCTTTATATGTATAGCCCCCTTATCCCGGGTATTTACTAGCTCTCGATCGTTCGAGGCCGCTCCTGTTTGGGAAAAACCAGGCGAGACAAGACCTAAAACAGTCACAAAGACAAAAAGAAAAGATATACATACCTGCCTGGCAGGCGGGCCGAATTGCGATGCAACCATACGTTTTTTCATGATATTAAAACTCCATTGAACCTTGGGATGAAATTGCGGATGTCTGGGATCTCACCTTTAGCCTCCCCAACTTAAGGTCATATTCAAGACCATTGCCGTTCATAACAAGGCCATTGCCCCTTATAACTACCCTATCTTTCGTCCAGATAAGCCCCTTTTTCTGGTCAAGATCCAGTGTGGCGGTTTTCAATACCTGGCCGCTCGGCAGGTTTACGACGACCCTGCCGTTAAGGACAAGGACGCTGTTGACTTTATAATTTCCATAATCCGCGGTCGCCACTATCTTTTTACCACCTTTTTGGAAAAAATTTATCTCAACGCCTTTTAAATACATAATGCCTCTACCTTGATACATCTTTGCAGTATCAGCCTTGAGCATCCATTGAGGCTGATCACCGATATTGTGGGTATATTTCAATCCATCTACCACAATATCCGCCTCATAAGCCCCAAAGGGTCCGCCTGCAAGACCTTTACGCCCAAACCTCTCCCTCTGCCACGGACCCAACAGGATAAGCAATGTCAATCCAGCCACTACAATCCAGAGAAAATATCGCCAATTAAACCTCAAAATCCGTCTCGCCTCGCCTTAACCCAGGTCTGATCCAAGGTTCAAGTCTTCATTTAAAAATACACCCCACTTGTTCTGCGCCTTCAAGATAAGATCACACACCTCCCGTACTGCGCCCTTGCCTCCGCCCCTTTGCGTAACATAGTCAACATGATCGTGTAATGGATATGCTGCATCTGAAACGGCCACCGACAACCCGACCCTCTTTAGAAGAGGCAGATCCGCCCAATCGTCGCCAATATAGGCCGCATCTTCGTCTTTTATGCCTAATTCGGCAAGGATCGTCTTATAAACGGTCATTTTCTCAGTCCGACCCTGAAAAACCCTTTCTATGGACAATTCCATAGCCCGTTTCTCAACGGCCATCGAGGTACGGGAGCTGATCAGTGCAACCTCTATCCCCGCCCTTTTCAATAATTTGAGTCCAAACCCATCTTGTACGTTGAAGGCGTGGATCTGTTCGCCCTTGGCATTATAGACTATCGAGCCATCGGTTAAAACCCCATCGACATCTGAAATAAAGAGCCTTATACGAGCTGCCTTGGCCAATAGTATCTGCATGTCAATATGGGCCACCGCAGGCCTCCTTGATCCTAGCCAAGACCTTCAAAAGCGATCCAGCGTCATCGAGGGAAAGGCTATTAGGCCCATCACATCTCGCCTCATCAGGCCTCGGATGAACCTCCATGAATACGCCGTCCACCCCTGCGGCCATTGCGGCCCTTGCAAGAAGCGGCACAAATTCCCGCTGACCTGAAGAACAACCATCGCCGCCGCCTGGAAGCTGCACGCTGTGGGTTGCATCGAAGATGACGGGCGCACCGAGGCCTCGGATGATAGCAAGCCCGCGCATATCAACCACCAAGTTATTGTATCCAAAGGATACGCCCCGCTCGGTAACAATCACCTGATTGTTTCCTGACTCCCTTACCTTTTTGATTGCATATTTCATGTCCCAGGGGGCCATGAATTGGCCTTTTTTGATATTGACTGGACGCCCAGTCCTTGCCGCCGCAACCAGGATATCCGTCTGTCTGCACAAAAAGGCCGGTATCTGGATACAGTCCAGGACCCGTGCCGCCCTTTCGGCCTGATCTGGGGTGTGTATATCGGACAGCACTGGAATCCCAAGCCTCGCCTTGATATCCATAAGCATCTCAAGACCCCTTTCAATCCCAGGTCCTCTGTACGAACTGATGGATGTCCTATTGGCCTTGTCAAAGGATGCCTTAAAGATATAAGAAAAACCAGCGGCGCTGGCCGTTTTGGCCATATATTCACCGATCAAAAGGGCGGTATCCATATCCTCAAGCACACATGGACCAGCAATCAAAAGCGGCTTCTCATCGCCGCCGACCTTAAAGCCGCCTATATTCACCACATTAACCCGCTCGGAACCCTGCTGTGCCACTATACTACCCTCCATTAAGAACCTAACCTCCTTGCAAGGGCGGCCTGTATGAATGCAGCAAAAAGCGGGTGCGGGTCAAGGGGCCTTGATTTAAACTCGGGATGAAACTGACAACCCACGAACCACGGATGACCAGGAAGCTCCACGATCTCAACCAACTCCCCGTTCGGAGAAAGCCCGGAAAGTATCAAGCCCGCCCCTTCCAAGCGCTCTCTATAATCATTGTTGAATTCATATCTGTGCCTGTGTCTTTCGAATATCTCATCTTTTTTATATGCCGCATGGGCCTTGGTGCCCGCTACAAACCTGCACGGGTAGGCACCGAGTCTCATCGTACCACCAAGGTCGGAACCCTCATCGCGTTTTTCGATCTTTCCCGTTTGATAATCAAACCACTCCCGCATGAGATAGATCACCGGATCAGGTGTAGATGGTGCAAACTCAGTGCTATCGGCCATAGGGATGCCGGCCACATTTCTTGCAAACTCTATGACTGCAAGCTGCATGCCGAGACATATGCCGAAAAACGGAATATTGTTTTTTCTTGCATAGGTAATAGCCTCGAGCTTCCCTGCAATGCCTCTGGAGCCAAAGCCCCCTGGCACCAAAACCCCATCCGCCATTGAAAGTCGATCTTCCAGCTCCTTTCCATACATCTCCTCAGAGTTGATGAAATCAATCTCAACCTCGGCACTATTTGCAACGCCACCATGAAACAAAGCCTCGTTCAGACTCTTGTATGACTCAGTGAGGTCTACATACTTGCCCACCATAGCGATCCGGACCCTGTGCTGGGGCTGTCTCGCCCTCGCGATAAAATCCTCCCACAGTGTTAAGACCGGCGCCCTTGTCCACATATTCAAGGCCTCGACCACGCGCTCATCGAGGCCTTCCTCATGAAATTTTAGCGGGACTTCGTATATGCATTTGACGTCCTTGGCCGTTATAACCCTGTCTTCCTTTACGTCGCAAAAGAGGGCTATCTTGGACTTTATGGCAGACGACAACGGGATCTCGGAACGGCACAAGAGGATGTCAGGCTGTATGCCTATGGCGCGAAGCTCCTTTACGCTGTGCTGAGTCGGTTTCGTCTTCAGCTCGCCGGCGGTCTTGATGTAAGGGACATATGTAACATGTATGTAAAGGGTATGCTCCTTGCCGAGGTTGCCCCTGAGCTGCCTTATGGCCTCAAGAAACGGAAGGCCTTCTATGTCTCCCACCGTCCCGCCTATCTCGACCAAGGCTATATCGGCCTCGCCGTCGAGCTGCAGTATCGCCTGCTTTATCTCGTCTGTAATGTGCGGAATGACCTGGACGGTACCGCCGAGGTAATCACCCCTCCTTTCTTTTGAAATAACACTGTAATAGATACGTCCTGATGTGTAATTATGCCGCTTGCCGAGCTTTGCATTGGTAAAACGTTCGTAGTGCCCGAGGTCAAGGTCGGTCTCAGTCCCGTCATCCGTAACAAAGACCTCTCCATGCTGAAACGGATTCATGGTACCAGGGTCAACATTTATATAGGGGTCGAGTTTCTGAAAAGTCACCTTGAGACCTCTCGCCTCAAGAAGAGCGCCCAGAGATGCCGCTGCAAGGCCTTTACCTAGCGAAGAAAGCACGCCGCCTGTAATGAATATGAATTTTGTCTTCATGTATTATTTTTCCACCCCCACCCTGGCCGTTATGCCTCTTTCATAATAGTGCTTGATACAACGCATCTCCGTTACGACATCGGCATCTTTAAAAAGGGTTTCATCCGCCCATCTGCCGGTAAGTATTATCTCCACACCAGAGGGTCTTGATTCGAGCAATTCCTTCATCTCATCAAACCCTATGAGTCCATAATGCATGGCCACATTAATCTCATCCATAACCACCATATCATACAACCCACCCCTTACTATCCCTTTTATCTCGTCAAACCCCTTTCTGGCAAGCTTTATATCTTCCTCACACGGCCTTCCTCTGATAAAACGTCCTGCACCGTATTGTTGTACGACCACTTGTCCACCAAATGACCTCATGGCCTTGATCTCGCTGAACTCCCCTTCTTTCAAAAACTGGCCCCAAAAGACCCTCCAACCTGCACCAACAGCCCTAAGGGTAAGACCCAATGCGGCTGTAGTCTTGCCCTTGCCGTCTCCTGTATAAATATGTACGTAACCCCTTTCTCTGCTTCTTTCGTTCATGCCTCAGACCCTTTCTTACATTGTCTCACGACAAAAAAGCGGCAGCTTGTCATAATCTCATCTGCCCTTCTGCGACGGTACAACGAGAGCTGGCTCCACCAGGTAATATGGTATCTTGAGCGTATTAGTCAGCAGATCTAAAACCCCTCTGCCTACCGCCCTAGCAGGCAAAAGGGTGACATCCGGGTCTTTGAGCGGACCCTTGACCCCCACTGCTATGGTTATCACCGCCCCACGCTTGCCGCCGAGCACCCTTCCAAGGATAGGCACCTTTGCGATAATCCTGTCCAGGGTCTTGAACGGTGCGATCAAAAAGGTGATGTCCGAATCGAATTTTGCAAGGTCGACCGAACCGCTTGCAAAAAGATTGAGCCCCTGACCGTTTATCACCGTCTTTTTAAGCACAAGGACACCATCCTTCACGTCACCGTCCATATTTAAATTGGAATAGACAAAGCCTTGTTTGAACAGATCGGGGAGGGCGCCTGAGAATATATCTGTTACGTTCAAAATACTGAAGACCTTGGCCAGGAGCGTGAGCCGTCTTATCCTACCGTCCCTGGACATGAGATCCACATGACCCCCGCTCCACCTCTCAGGCGTACCCTCAAGGCTGAGGTTCATCTCAAATGGACCCTCTATGATATCACTGTCATAACCGAGACATGGTAAAACATCTTGAAACGCCGCCCCTCCGGGAGGGGTGAGGACGCGGAAGACACTTCTTAAGCCGGCACCCATGCGCCCCTCCCACCTACCTGAAGCATTCAGGCCGCAAAGATTGGCCGATTCCACCGACACCTCAATGGCCTTGTCTTTTAAAAGCATCGCCTCACCCTTTACAGAGCGGAAATTGTAAATATGCCCCCCTTTTTTGTGCGGCATCCTATTGCCTTCAGCCCCCGCTTCTGTGTATTGCAATCTTCCTATCCCAAAACCTATTCTGCCAGTAATAGCCAGCCTGGAAGGGCCGGTATCTTTCAAGAGCTCTTTTATGATCCTGTCTATATTCGCCCACGATACGGTCTTTGACTTAAGGACGCCGTTTATGTCAAGACCCCTCTGCGTACCCACAACCTTGCAGGTCCCTGTTATAATCTCATCGTTGATGCGGATCGCCAAAGGATCCAACTCAACACCTGTCCCTAAAGACCTGAACTTCAATCCCTGTATCTCAAGTATGCCCCCTCCACTTATTGGGACATTGAAGTTAGAGACATCCATGACGCCGACAAAGGTCCATGGCTGAGACAGGCGTGGGCTGTAACCAAGCCTGAAGGAACCTGATATGACACCCGAAAGGAGCGTATTTTTCTCAAGCACGGCGTCAAGGGTGGATTTGCTCAACCTGCCCTGCCAATCCATAGAAAAGATACCGTCAGGGCCCTTGTCCAGATCAAGGGAGATAATGCACCCCTCGCTAGATGAACCGTCGGTACCTTTGATTAAAAGCCTTTTCAAAAGTATCTCGGTCCTAGTGTAGATCATATCCATGACGACGGCCGTCGACGGCCTCCCAGGGACGACTCCCGGCATTAACCTTCCCTTCAGCGTCAATCTGCCTGGTTCAAAGCCCACTTTGAGTCCTTTGAGGACACACGGGGCCTTTGGGAACAATTCAGAAGGTATCCAATCCTTGGCCCTGATCCAGGCCAGGATTTTATCGTTTGCAACACCTGTGATCTCGACCGAACCGCGCCAGTCCTTCAAAAAATCGTGTGCAAGATCGCCAGTAAGAGCTACGGGCTGACCGAATATGGTACCATCCAAGGCCGAGATCGTGACCTTTCGTTCATCAAGGTCAAGCCCCAGCCTGGTGAGATGAAGCGGCCCGGGGAGCAATGGGCTTTCGACGCCGAGCCTACTGCTGGAAATATTGAACTTATACCTCCATCTGTCCGGTTTCAGAAGAGGGCCTGAAAAGAACGCACTCCTTACAGCGATCGTCCCCTTTATACCGGCCAAGACCCCTGAAAAGGCGTCTTTGATAACTGAATATCCAGAAAGTCCGTTATATAAGGCCTGAGAATCGATGTCAGCAGTGAGTGAACTGATATTCAAAGACACGTCTTTTCCCCAATCCACGCTGCCGCTTGCCGCATGTATCCTGTGAGGGCCGACTGCCCCTGCCACCCCCTTCCATGAGACTTCTTTAGGTCCGACCGAAAGCCCACCCCTTTCAATTGTTATAGGCCAAGGCAGCCTGTTATACCTGAGGCTCCCATTCATCTCCGAGACATCAACGTGCACATCAAGATCATGTAGCTTACCCTTGATATCGAGATGCCCCTTCGCCCTTCCCTTTACACCGTTTACAAGGGAAAGCTCCTTTTTAAAGGCCTCATTGTCGACCAATTTGTTGAGCACTGGGGGAAGGGCGGAAAGATCGGCATCAAGATCCAAACCCAGTCTGAAACTGTCGTCCTCGCCAGATATCTGGAGGAAAAATATGCCGTTGCTGCCGTAGTTTTCACCCATCCTGGCAGATAGGCCTTCGCCAGAGAGCGCCCCCTTCACTATCTTGATCGGCCCGCTCACCTCGTCTAGATCTAGATCGACCTTTGGCACATGAACAGGCACCTTGACGACATCCGCTGTGATCTCCATGGCGTCAAGCCGCCTGAGATCAGAGGTCTTCCCGTGGAATGCATATGAGGCCCTGCTCAATTTTCCACCGCGGACTATATCACAGACGTCTTTTGCAACATTATATCTACCAAGAAGGGCAAGAACGGCCTTCCTGACCCCAACAAGGTCCACATTACTGGCCTTGAAGGCCATGTCCCATACGGATTCAGACTGCCCGACATCGTATCTCTTCTTAAGATAACCGGTCATCGAAAATGCAGGGCTGGCCATCTCGAACCTGTCAACCGAGACCGACAGCCCATCCCCTCGCCTTTCAAAAGAGACATCAAAGGCCTTAGATGAGAGGTCAAGATCCTCACCGTTTACAACCATTCTGTAAATCGGCGCATCTCCCTTGATCCTGGCATTGAAGTCGCCAAACCCCTTTCCTTCAACCTCAAGCGTGATATCTGCAGCGGCATTGACCGGCCTCATATCGCCGAGACGCTCCAAATGCAACGGGACAAGGTGCGGGGAGAATCCTTTCATATCGAGTTTAAAGGCGAAAGGACCGCTTCTCAGATCGAACTTGCCTTGACATGCCGCCCTTTTTATAAAATCCGCCTGGAACTCAAGGTGTGACACGTCCGCTTCATTTGATTTTACGGAGAGGTCCGCATTTAAACCTGATAATGCAAGCGGCCTCGTGAGCCATGAAATGGCCTTCGGTGAGACGATCAGGTGTCCATTTTTAACAATCACCATGCCAGGTGGCAGAAAAAGACCCTCACCACCCCTGCCGGCGGATTTTATTCGGATGTCAGGATCTATCAGATAAATACGCCTGAACTCAAAACGTCCAAGTGGTATGAGCTCCCATCTGGGATAGATCTCGGATTGTGGCAAGGTCAAATCCAAAGCCGCACTTTCAATCCTGACCCTTTGCGCCTGGATATGCGGCAAGGGAAACCACCTCAATTTAAGAGACCCTATCTCAACACGTCCGCCGAGCGCATTCGCAAGCTCCCTTGACGCCAATGTGGGGATATCCCTGCCATGCATAAAAAAAGGGGGGGCAAGGTATAAAATTGCGACAATAATCAGCAGGGCAATCAGACTAATCCACGCGATCTTCTTGGTATCCATGTTTATAAAAATCCTCGCCTTATATCCTTGACGACGGTCTTCAATCCCCTTAGCCCATTAAATTCTTCATCATGAAGGAGCGCATCAAGATTTGAAATGGCAGCTGGGATGTAGTCCAAAAAAATGCCCTTTCCCTTTGTTACACCCAAA of Dissulfurimicrobium hydrothermale contains these proteins:
- the rpoN gene encoding RNA polymerase factor sigma-54 is translated as MVLELKQNLKLTQQLVMTPQLQQAIKLLQLSRAELIDTINEELRSNPVLEEDEAGDSYSSTDGQGSEGLVDTDGSIQWEESVLPSLASTELEKTPWEDKAIEDVDWKQFWDEDRKNVIQAYSFEEKESPDYENLLTCSANLAEYLMWQLQMSRMDDEERAIGGLIIGNLDENGYLKASVQELAGEIGCATQKVEAVLRQIQMFDPVGVAARDLKECLLIQIEHLGVSDPLVRDLIIKYFKDVERHNYQVIAKATGRSIDDVLNSVTIISHLEPYPGRSYNTEETHYIVPDIYVYKIEDEYIVTLNEEDIPRLKINAFYREALTKEVSSNDVKDFIHDKLKSAIWLIRSIEQRQKTIFKVTTSIVKFQREFLDKGIDYFKPLKLRDVAEDVQMHESTISRVTTNKYVQTPQGLFELKFFFSRGINRENGEDIATHSIKQKIKQLVQSEDSSRPYSDKKIVELLEKDNIHIARRTVAKYREMLGISPSSHRKRINTKS
- the hpf gene encoding ribosome hibernation-promoting factor, HPF/YfiA family; translated protein: MRINVTFRHCDQSDELRNYVETRFQKLKKYVDGPVEMNVVLSVEKFRNMAEVVVRGDGIRAAAKEEQNDMHTTIDLLSDKIERQLKRFRERIRDKKGAPALIQVAAEEAEEGGDHMIIIEKMPIKPMPVDEAVIQLQTLGRDLLAFHNAETGEINVLYWRKDGVLGLIQP
- the lptA gene encoding lipopolysaccharide transport periplasmic protein LptA codes for the protein MKKRMVASQFGPPARQVCISFLFVFVTVLGLVSPGFSQTGAASNDRELVNTRDKGAIHIKSDLMEVMDQKGTAVFTGHVVATKDDMVIDCDKLEVFYSKQEQPSKASQEGKKAIDKIVATGHVRITKGGKVATGEKAVYEKQAEKITLSGSAQVWEGPNRVKGNVITLFLNENRSVVQGGGKEKVEAVVYPSEK
- the lptB gene encoding LPS export ABC transporter ATP-binding protein, which gives rise to MVTLEALNLTKRYGKRLVVNNICLELSDHSIVGLLGPNGAGKTTTFYIIAGLIQPNEGTVSLDGRDVTRLPMHERAKMGITYLPQEPSVFRHLTVSDNLRLVFEERGLSRDEIEVRVAKMLGDMGLEALAGHMAHSLSGGERRRLEVLRALATDPRFMLLDEPFAGIDPLAVSDLQGIIRGLKERGIGVLISDHNVRETLTVCDRAYIVNDGAIVEEGPPTHIASSAFVKKIYLGESFRL
- a CDS encoding AsmA-like C-terminal domain-containing protein, with product MDTKKIAWISLIALLIIVAILYLAPPFFMHGRDIPTLASRELANALGGRVEIGSLKLRWFPLPHIQAQRVRIESAALDLTLPQSEIYPRWELIPLGRFEFRRIYLIDPDIRIKSAGRGGEGLFLPPGMVIVKNGHLIVSPKAISWLTRPLALSGLNADLSVKSNEADVSHLEFQADFIKRAACQGKFDLRSGPFAFKLDMKGFSPHLVPLHLERLGDMRPVNAAADITLEVEGKGFGDFNARIKGDAPIYRMVVNGEDLDLSSKAFDVSFERRGDGLSVSVDRFEMASPAFSMTGYLKKRYDVGQSESVWDMAFKASNVDLVGVRKAVLALLGRYNVAKDVCDIVRGGKLSRASYAFHGKTSDLRRLDAMEITADVVKVPVHVPKVDLDLDEVSGPIKIVKGALSGEGLSARMGENYGSNGIFFLQISGEDDSFRLGLDLDADLSALPPVLNKLVDNEAFKKELSLVNGVKGRAKGHLDIKGKLHDLDVHVDVSEMNGSLRYNRLPWPITIERGGLSVGPKEVSWKGVAGAVGPHRIHAASGSVDWGKDVSLNISSLTADIDSQALYNGLSGYSVIKDAFSGVLAGIKGTIAVRSAFFSGPLLKPDRWRYKFNISSSRLGVESPLLPGPLHLTRLGLDLDERKVTISALDGTIFGQPVALTGDLAHDFLKDWRGSVEITGVANDKILAWIRAKDWIPSELFPKAPCVLKGLKVGFEPGRLTLKGRLMPGVVPGRPSTAVVMDMIYTRTEILLKRLLIKGTDGSSSEGCIISLDLDKGPDGIFSMDWQGRLSKSTLDAVLEKNTLLSGVISGSFRLGYSPRLSQPWTFVGVMDVSNFNVPISGGGILEIQGLKFRSLGTGVELDPLAIRINDEIITGTCKVVGTQRGLDINGVLKSKTVSWANIDRIIKELLKDTGPSRLAITGRIGFGIGRLQYTEAGAEGNRMPHKKGGHIYNFRSVKGEAMLLKDKAIEVSVESANLCGLNASGRWEGRMGAGLRSVFRVLTPPGGAAFQDVLPCLGYDSDIIEGPFEMNLSLEGTPERWSGGHVDLMSRDGRIRRLTLLAKVFSILNVTDIFSGALPDLFKQGFVYSNLNMDGDVKDGVLVLKKTVINGQGLNLFASGSVDLAKFDSDITFLIAPFKTLDRIIAKVPILGRVLGGKRGAVITIAVGVKGPLKDPDVTLLPARAVGRGVLDLLTNTLKIPYYLVEPALVVPSQKGR
- a CDS encoding CTP synthase, with protein sequence MKTKFIFITGGVLSSLGKGLAAASLGALLEARGLKVTFQKLDPYINVDPGTMNPFQHGEVFVTDDGTETDLDLGHYERFTNAKLGKRHNYTSGRIYYSVISKERRGDYLGGTVQVIPHITDEIKQAILQLDGEADIALVEIGGTVGDIEGLPFLEAIRQLRGNLGKEHTLYIHVTYVPYIKTAGELKTKPTQHSVKELRAIGIQPDILLCRSEIPLSSAIKSKIALFCDVKEDRVITAKDVKCIYEVPLKFHEEGLDERVVEALNMWTRAPVLTLWEDFIARARQPQHRVRIAMVGKYVDLTESYKSLNEALFHGGVANSAEVEIDFINSEEMYGKELEDRLSMADGVLVPGGFGSRGIAGKLEAITYARKNNIPFFGICLGMQLAVIEFARNVAGIPMADSTEFAPSTPDPVIYLMREWFDYQTGKIEKRDEGSDLGGTMRLGAYPCRFVAGTKAHAAYKKDEIFERHRHRYEFNNDYRERLEGAGLILSGLSPNGELVEIVELPGHPWFVGCQFHPEFKSRPLDPHPLFAAFIQAALARRLGS
- the kdsA gene encoding 3-deoxy-8-phosphooctulonate synthase; amino-acid sequence: MEGSIVAQQGSERVNVVNIGGFKVGGDEKPLLIAGPCVLEDMDTALLIGEYMAKTASAAGFSYIFKASFDKANRTSISSYRGPGIERGLEMLMDIKARLGIPVLSDIHTPDQAERAARVLDCIQIPAFLCRQTDILVAAARTGRPVNIKKGQFMAPWDMKYAIKKVRESGNNQVIVTERGVSFGYNNLVVDMRGLAIIRGLGAPVIFDATHSVQLPGGGDGCSSGQREFVPLLARAAMAAGVDGVFMEVHPRPDEARCDGPNSLSLDDAGSLLKVLARIKEACGGPY
- the lptC gene encoding LPS export ABC transporter periplasmic protein LptC yields the protein MRFNWRYFLWIVVAGLTLLILLGPWQRERFGRKGLAGGPFGAYEADIVVDGLKYTHNIGDQPQWMLKADTAKMYQGRGIMYLKGVEINFFQKGGKKIVATADYGNYKVNSVLVLNGRVVVNLPSGQVLKTATLDLDQKKGLIWTKDRVVIRGNGLVMNGNGLEYDLKLGRLKVRSQTSAISSQGSMEF
- a CDS encoding cob(I)yrinic acid a,c-diamide adenosyltransferase, with the translated sequence MNERSRERGYVHIYTGDGKGKTTAALGLTLRAVGAGWRVFWGQFLKEGEFSEIKAMRSFGGQVVVQQYGAGRFIRGRPCEEDIKLARKGFDEIKGIVRGGLYDMVVMDEINVAMHYGLIGFDEMKELLESRPSGVEIILTGRWADETLFKDADVVTEMRCIKHYYERGITARVGVEK
- a CDS encoding KdsC family phosphatase, with amino-acid sequence MAHIDMQILLAKAARIRLFISDVDGVLTDGSIVYNAKGEQIHAFNVQDGFGLKLLKRAGIEVALISSRTSMAVEKRAMELSIERVFQGRTEKMTVYKTILAELGIKDEDAAYIGDDWADLPLLKRVGLSVAVSDAAYPLHDHVDYVTQRGGGKGAVREVCDLILKAQNKWGVFLNEDLNLGSDLG